One window of Mesorhizobium sp. WSM4904 genomic DNA carries:
- the hutH gene encoding histidine ammonia-lyase, whose product MTELILKPGSATLADWQAIYRGAVPKLDDACRPKIKASAEAVARIVAKGEPVYGINTGFGKLASVRIPANDLETLQRNIVLSHAAGVGEPMPVAVVRLMMALKLASLAQGASGVRAETIDLLQGMLANDVIPVVPAQGSVGASGDLAPLSHMTAVMIGVGECFTPHGRFPAKVAFVSHGLEPVTLGAKEGLALLNGTQFSTAFALAGLFEAETLYQSALVAGALSTDAARGSDAPFDPRIHLLRKHRGQIETADALRNLMAGSAIRESHRVGDERVQDPYCLRCQPQVMGAALDVLRKAADTLETEANGVTDNPLIFAEDDTALSGGNFHAEPVAFAADMIALAVCEIGSLSERRIAMLVDPALSGMPAFLTPKPGLNSGFMIPQVTAAALVSENKQKAYPASVDSIPTSANQEDHVSMAAHGARRLLGMIENATAVIGIELLAAAQGCDFHAPLASSDALEAVRKLVRTEVPHLDNDRHFHPDMEKAIALVRSGAAVKAASAVVLPGIAS is encoded by the coding sequence ATGACCGAACTGATCCTGAAGCCCGGCAGCGCGACGCTTGCCGACTGGCAGGCCATCTATCGCGGCGCCGTGCCGAAGCTTGATGATGCCTGCCGGCCGAAGATCAAGGCCAGCGCCGAAGCGGTCGCCCGCATCGTCGCCAAGGGCGAACCGGTCTATGGCATCAACACCGGCTTCGGCAAATTGGCCAGCGTCCGCATTCCGGCAAACGATCTCGAAACGCTCCAGCGCAACATCGTGCTCTCGCATGCCGCCGGCGTCGGCGAGCCGATGCCGGTCGCGGTGGTGCGGCTGATGATGGCGCTGAAGCTTGCGAGCCTCGCCCAGGGCGCGTCCGGTGTAAGGGCCGAGACTATCGACCTGCTTCAAGGGATGCTTGCCAATGACGTCATCCCGGTGGTGCCGGCGCAGGGCTCGGTCGGTGCCTCCGGCGATCTCGCGCCGCTCTCGCATATGACGGCGGTCATGATCGGCGTCGGCGAATGCTTCACGCCCCATGGCCGCTTCCCGGCCAAGGTCGCTTTCGTCTCGCACGGGCTGGAGCCGGTGACGCTCGGCGCCAAGGAGGGTCTCGCGCTGCTCAACGGCACGCAGTTCTCGACCGCCTTTGCGCTCGCCGGCCTGTTCGAGGCCGAGACGCTTTACCAGTCGGCGCTGGTCGCCGGCGCGCTGTCGACCGACGCCGCCCGCGGCTCGGACGCGCCCTTCGATCCGCGCATCCATCTGTTGAGGAAACATCGCGGCCAGATCGAGACGGCCGATGCGCTGCGCAACCTGATGGCCGGCAGCGCCATCCGTGAATCGCACCGCGTCGGCGACGAGCGCGTGCAGGACCCGTATTGCCTGCGCTGCCAGCCGCAGGTGATGGGCGCCGCGCTCGACGTGCTGCGCAAGGCCGCCGATACGCTTGAAACCGAGGCCAACGGCGTGACCGACAATCCGCTGATCTTCGCTGAGGACGACACGGCGCTTTCGGGCGGCAATTTCCATGCCGAGCCAGTGGCCTTCGCCGCCGATATGATCGCGCTCGCCGTCTGTGAGATCGGCTCGCTGTCGGAGCGCCGCATCGCCATGCTGGTCGATCCGGCGCTCTCCGGCATGCCGGCCTTCCTGACGCCGAAGCCTGGCCTGAATTCCGGTTTCATGATCCCGCAGGTGACGGCGGCCGCGCTCGTTTCGGAAAACAAGCAGAAGGCCTATCCGGCGAGCGTCGATTCCATTCCGACCTCGGCCAACCAGGAAGACCATGTCTCGATGGCCGCCCACGGCGCGCGCCGGCTGCTCGGCATGATCGAGAACGCGACCGCCGTGATCGGCATCGAGCTGCTCGCGGCGGCCCAGGGCTGCGATTTCCATGCACCGCTGGCGTCCAGCGATGCGCTGGAAGCCGTGCGCAAGCTGGTCCGGACCGAAGTGCCGCATCTCGACAATGACCGGCATTTCCACCCCGACATGGAAAAGGCGATCGCCCTGGTGCGCAGCGGCGCCGCGGTGAAAGCGGCGAGCGCGGTTGTGTTGCCGGGGATTGCGTCGTGA
- the hutI gene encoding imidazolonepropionase, whose protein sequence is MGGENGKSGLRLWRNARLATMAEGAAGLGIVEKGAVAARDGLIVYAGAEADLPVALGQGAENIDCAGRWITPGLIDCHTHLVYAGNRANEFEMRLAGATYEEVARAGGGIVSSVKSLRAASEDELVTETLPRLDALIAEGVTTVEVKSGYGLDADNEKKSLRAARRLVGERPVTVRTTCLAAHALPPEAKGDKDAFIDLVADTILPEVAAERLADAVDGFCEGIAFSPEQIARVFDKAEALGLPVKLHADQLSNLHGAALAARYGALSADHLEYTDEEGAAAMAKAGTVATILPGAYYFIRETKKPPVDLFRQHGVRMAVATDSNPGTSPLTSLLLTMNMAATLFGMTVDECLAGVTREAARALGLLDKTGTLEAGKSADLAIWNIERPAELVYRMGFNPLHARIWRGQ, encoded by the coding sequence ATGGGTGGAGAAAACGGGAAGAGCGGCCTTCGTCTGTGGCGCAACGCGCGCCTGGCGACCATGGCCGAAGGCGCGGCAGGCCTGGGCATCGTCGAAAAAGGTGCCGTCGCCGCTCGCGACGGGCTCATTGTCTACGCCGGCGCCGAGGCCGATTTGCCGGTGGCGCTCGGGCAGGGCGCCGAAAACATCGATTGCGCGGGCCGCTGGATCACGCCCGGCCTGATCGACTGCCACACACATCTCGTCTATGCCGGCAACCGCGCCAACGAATTCGAAATGCGGCTGGCCGGCGCCACTTATGAAGAAGTGGCTCGCGCTGGGGGCGGCATCGTCTCCTCGGTCAAGTCGCTGCGTGCCGCCAGCGAGGACGAGCTCGTCACTGAGACGCTGCCGCGCCTCGATGCGTTGATCGCCGAGGGCGTGACAACTGTCGAGGTCAAATCAGGCTACGGCCTCGATGCTGACAATGAAAAGAAGTCGCTGCGCGCCGCCCGCCGTTTGGTCGGTGAGCGCCCGGTCACGGTCCGCACGACCTGCCTCGCCGCCCACGCGCTGCCGCCGGAAGCCAAGGGCGACAAGGACGCTTTCATCGATCTCGTCGCCGATACGATTTTGCCGGAAGTCGCCGCCGAAAGGCTCGCCGACGCCGTCGATGGTTTTTGCGAGGGCATCGCCTTCTCGCCGGAACAGATCGCGCGCGTCTTCGACAAGGCGGAGGCGCTCGGCCTGCCGGTAAAGCTCCACGCCGACCAGCTCTCCAACCTGCATGGCGCAGCACTTGCCGCCCGCTATGGCGCGCTATCGGCCGATCATCTGGAATACACCGACGAGGAGGGCGCCGCGGCGATGGCCAAGGCCGGCACCGTCGCGACGATCCTGCCCGGCGCCTACTACTTCATCCGCGAGACCAAGAAGCCGCCGGTCGATCTGTTCCGCCAGCACGGCGTAAGGATGGCGGTGGCCACCGACAGCAACCCTGGCACCTCGCCGCTCACCTCGCTGCTGCTCACCATGAACATGGCCGCGACGCTCTTCGGCATGACCGTCGACGAATGCCTCGCCGGCGTCACACGCGAGGCCGCGCGGGCTCTGGGCCTGCTCGACAAGACCGGCACGCTGGAAGCCGGCAAGTCGGCCGACCTTGCCATCTGGAACATCGAGCGCCCGGCCGAACTCGTCTACCGCATGGGCTTCAACCCGCTCCATGCCCGCATCTGGAGAGGACAATGA
- a CDS encoding formimidoylglutamate deiminase, with protein sequence MTAIFAERALLPEGWRGNVRIAFTAGRITAVGAGASPQAGDERHAILLPGMPNLHSHAFQRGMAGLAELRGPSADSFWSWREVMYRFALSMTPDQVEAVAAQLYVEMLEAGFSRVGEFHYLHHDRDGKPYANIAEMAERIAAAAGETGIGLTLLPVFYAHSAFGGATPNQGQRRFINDVERFGSLLEKSRESASQLERAVVGVAPHSLRAVTPNELTAVAAMAPNGPIHIHVAEQVKEVEDCVAWSGKRPVEFLLSKADVDKRWCLIHATHMTEAETSAMAKSGAIAGLCPITEANLGDGTFAAPLFIEHGGRFGVGSDSNVLIGLPDELRQLEYSQRLAHRARNVLARAGGSTARALFDAALDGGSQALGAGPSRIAVGGPADFVSLDAGHPSLAGKTDDAILDAWIFANGSKVDCVWVHGKKQVSGGRHAKREAVAERFRKVMTTLSEG encoded by the coding sequence GTGACGGCGATCTTTGCGGAACGGGCGCTGCTGCCTGAGGGCTGGCGAGGCAATGTGAGGATCGCTTTCACTGCCGGCCGCATCACCGCGGTCGGGGCCGGCGCCTCCCCGCAGGCCGGCGACGAGCGGCACGCCATCCTGTTGCCCGGCATGCCCAATCTGCACAGCCACGCCTTCCAGCGCGGCATGGCGGGGCTGGCCGAACTGCGGGGGCCTTCCGCCGACAGTTTCTGGAGCTGGCGCGAGGTGATGTACCGCTTCGCGTTGTCGATGACGCCGGACCAGGTCGAGGCGGTCGCCGCGCAGCTTTATGTCGAGATGCTGGAGGCCGGTTTTTCGCGTGTCGGCGAGTTCCACTATCTCCACCACGACCGCGACGGAAAGCCTTATGCCAACATCGCCGAGATGGCCGAGCGCATCGCGGCGGCAGCCGGAGAGACGGGTATCGGGCTGACGCTGCTGCCGGTCTTCTACGCCCATTCCGCTTTCGGCGGTGCCACGCCGAACCAAGGCCAGCGACGATTCATCAATGATGTCGAGCGGTTCGGGAGCCTGCTTGAGAAAAGCCGCGAAAGCGCATCGCAGTTGGAACGGGCAGTCGTCGGCGTCGCGCCGCACAGCCTGCGCGCCGTGACGCCGAACGAGCTTACGGCGGTCGCGGCGATGGCGCCGAACGGCCCGATCCACATCCATGTCGCCGAACAGGTAAAGGAAGTGGAGGATTGCGTGGCCTGGTCGGGCAAACGGCCCGTCGAGTTCCTGCTGTCCAAGGCGGACGTGGACAAGCGCTGGTGCCTGATCCACGCCACGCATATGACCGAGGCCGAAACCTCCGCCATGGCGAAGAGCGGCGCGATTGCCGGGCTGTGCCCGATCACCGAGGCCAATCTCGGCGACGGCACCTTCGCCGCGCCGCTGTTCATCGAGCATGGCGGTCGCTTCGGCGTCGGCTCGGACTCCAACGTACTGATCGGCCTTCCGGACGAGCTCCGGCAGCTCGAATATTCGCAGCGCCTCGCCCACCGCGCCCGCAACGTGCTGGCACGCGCGGGCGGCTCCACGGCGCGCGCGCTATTCGATGCCGCGCTCGACGGCGGCAGCCAGGCGCTTGGAGCCGGCCCGTCGCGGATTGCCGTTGGCGGTCCGGCCGACTTCGTCTCGCTCGACGCCGGCCATCCCTCGCTTGCCGGCAAGACGGACGACGCGATCCTCGACGCCTGGATCTTCGCCAATGGCAGCAAGGTCGATTGCGTTTGGGTGCACGGGAAAAAGCAGGTCAGCGGCGGCAGGCATGCCAAACGCGAGGCCGTCGCCGAGCGGTTCCGCAAAGTGATGACGACGCTTTCCGAGGGCTGA
- the hutC gene encoding histidine utilization repressor, whose protein sequence is MAATAEMEDGETLSLHQRILSDIREKILSGAWAPGHRIPFEHELTAEYKCSRMTVNKALSQLAKAGLIERRRRSGSFVRQPQSQAAVLELHDIRIEVEALGLPYRYERLERLRRRSNAEDRALLGLSGPGPVLWLESLHFAGERPFALEQRLINLSAVTGAGEEEFLEIAPGPWLIGRVPWSEAEHRIRAMAADDTIADALDIDPGAPCLVVERRTWSAEHPVTHVRFIYPAESHTLVARFTPSQG, encoded by the coding sequence ATGGCCGCAACGGCAGAGATGGAGGACGGCGAGACCCTTTCGCTGCATCAGCGCATCCTCTCCGACATCCGCGAAAAGATCCTGTCCGGCGCTTGGGCGCCCGGCCATCGCATCCCGTTCGAGCACGAGCTGACGGCGGAATACAAATGCTCGCGCATGACGGTGAACAAGGCGCTGTCACAGCTCGCCAAGGCTGGGCTGATCGAGCGCCGCCGCCGCTCCGGCAGCTTCGTGCGCCAACCGCAATCGCAGGCGGCGGTGCTGGAACTGCACGACATCAGGATCGAGGTCGAAGCGCTCGGCCTGCCCTATCGCTACGAGCGGCTGGAGCGCCTGAGGCGGCGCAGCAATGCCGAGGACCGCGCGTTGCTCGGGCTCTCCGGCCCAGGTCCGGTGCTTTGGCTGGAAAGCCTGCATTTTGCCGGCGAACGGCCGTTCGCGCTCGAGCAGCGGCTGATCAATCTTTCAGCCGTGACCGGGGCCGGCGAGGAAGAATTCCTGGAAATCGCGCCCGGCCCCTGGCTGATCGGCCGCGTGCCGTGGAGCGAGGCCGAGCACCGCATCCGCGCCATGGCCGCCGACGACACAATCGCCGATGCGCTCGACATCGATCCCGGCGCGCCCTGCCTGGTGGTCGAGCGACGAACATGGAGCGCGGAACACCCGGTCACGCATGTGCGCTTCATCTACCCGGCGGAAAGCCACACGCTGGTGGCAAGGTTTACCCCGTCGCAGGGGTAG
- a CDS encoding RidA family protein, with amino-acid sequence MSIRRIDVGPRMSQIVIHGNTVYLAGQVGEPSGNVASQTRDILKTIDELLAKAGTDKTKIVQAIIWLADMSTFAEMNSEWDKWVPKGHTPARATGEAKLAGPEYLVEIIITAAI; translated from the coding sequence ATGAGCATTCGTCGCATCGATGTCGGCCCGCGCATGAGCCAGATCGTCATCCACGGCAACACCGTCTATCTGGCTGGCCAGGTCGGCGAGCCCAGCGGCAACGTCGCCTCGCAGACCCGCGACATCCTGAAGACCATCGACGAACTGCTGGCCAAGGCCGGCACCGACAAGACCAAGATCGTGCAGGCGATCATCTGGCTGGCCGATATGAGCACCTTCGCCGAGATGAATTCCGAATGGGACAAGTGGGTGCCGAAGGGCCACACGCCCGCCCGCGCCACCGGCGAAGCCAAGCTCGCCGGCCCGGAATATCTGGTCGAGATCATTATTACGGCGGCGATTTAG